The Staphylococcus carnosus genome has a segment encoding these proteins:
- the msrB gene encoding peptide-methionine (R)-S-oxide reductase MsrB, whose protein sequence is MLKKNKDELNDLEYLVTQENGTEPPFQNEYWNHFEKGIYVDKLSGKPLFTSEEKFESDCGWPSFSKALSDDEVVELVDKSFGMVRTEVRSEDSNSHLGHVFNDGPAETGGLRYCINSAAVQFIPYDKLEELGYGDLIPHFKDQGEK, encoded by the coding sequence ATGCTTAAAAAGAATAAAGATGAATTAAATGATCTTGAATATCTTGTAACTCAAGAAAATGGAACTGAACCTCCTTTCCAAAATGAATATTGGAATCATTTTGAAAAGGGAATTTATGTTGATAAATTATCAGGCAAGCCATTATTCACTTCAGAAGAAAAATTTGAATCTGATTGTGGTTGGCCAAGTTTTTCGAAAGCGTTGAGTGATGACGAAGTGGTAGAACTTGTCGACAAATCATTCGGCATGGTAAGAACTGAAGTACGCTCAGAAGACAGTAATAGCCATTTAGGACATGTATTTAATGACGGTCCAGCTGAAACTGGCGGTTTAAGATATTGTATTAATTCCGCTGCTGTCCAGTTTATTCCTTATGATAAATTAGAAGAACTTGGATACGGCGATTTAATTCCGCATTTCAAGGATCAAGGAGAGAAATAG
- a CDS encoding dihydrofolate reductase → MTLSILVAHDQNRVIGKDNQLPWHLPNDLKHVKKLSTGNTLVMGRKTYESIGKPLPNRRNVVLTSNSAFHPEGVDVIHDLNEIYDLPGHVFIFGGQTLFEEFIDKVDDMYITVIEDKFQGDTFFPPYTFENWEVESAVKGELDDKNTIPHTFLHLVRKKQ, encoded by the coding sequence ATGACTTTATCAATCCTTGTTGCACATGATCAAAACAGGGTCATTGGAAAAGATAATCAATTACCTTGGCATTTGCCTAATGATTTGAAGCACGTTAAAAAATTATCTACTGGCAATACACTTGTTATGGGTCGAAAAACCTATGAATCTATTGGGAAGCCGCTTCCTAATCGCAGAAATGTCGTATTAACAAGCAATTCTGCTTTTCATCCTGAAGGCGTGGATGTTATTCACGATTTAAATGAAATTTATGATTTGCCAGGACACGTCTTTATTTTTGGAGGACAAACTTTATTTGAAGAATTTATAGATAAAGTGGATGATATGTACATTACTGTTATAGAAGATAAGTTTCAAGGTGATACATTCTTCCCACCTTACACTTTTGAAAATTGGGAAGTAGAATCTGCAGTTAAAGGGGAGTTAGATGACAAAAACACAATTCCACATACTTTTCTGCATTTAGTTCGTAAGAAGCAATAG
- a CDS encoding GNAT family N-acetyltransferase: MIRTATHNDLKSISDLTEDAKKIMQQDNNPQWDENYPLIEHFEEDIESQSLFVLEEESNIYGYIVIDQNQSKWYDELEWPIDRKGGYVIHRLAGSPEYKGAATALFDFAVKRALDHDIHVLLTDTYAVNRRAQNLFEKFGFKKVGEADLDYHPFDKEEPFYAYYRILEEE; this comes from the coding sequence ATGATACGTACAGCTACACATAATGATTTAAAATCGATTTCAGATTTAACAGAAGATGCTAAGAAAATTATGCAACAAGATAACAACCCTCAATGGGATGAAAATTACCCTTTGATAGAGCATTTTGAAGAGGATATTGAAAGTCAATCTTTGTTTGTGCTAGAAGAAGAAAGTAACATATACGGCTATATAGTTATCGACCAAAATCAGTCGAAATGGTATGATGAACTTGAATGGCCTATTGATAGAAAAGGCGGTTACGTAATTCATAGATTAGCAGGTTCTCCGGAATATAAAGGAGCAGCAACCGCACTTTTTGATTTCGCTGTAAAACGTGCATTAGATCATGATATTCATGTTCTTTTGACTGATACGTATGCAGTGAATCGTCGCGCACAAAATCTTTTTGAGAAATTCGGTTTTAAAAAAGTAGGCGAAGCTGATTTAGATTATCATCCTTTTGATAAAGAAGAACCTTTTTATGCATATTATAGAATTTTAGAAGAAGAATAG
- the msrA gene encoding peptide-methionine (S)-S-oxide reductase MsrA, which produces MEVIFLAYATLAGGCFWCMVKPFTSYPGIKSVVSGYSGGHVENPTYEEVCSNTTGHVEAVQIEYDPEVTSFENILDVYFKTFDPTDDKGQFFDRGESYEPVIFYHDEDQKKAALAKIQELNEQMIFNKPVITPVKPYKNFYPAEGYHQDYYKKNPMHYEQYQKGSGRKDFIEKHWGNQDA; this is translated from the coding sequence ATGGAGGTAATTTTTTTGGCATATGCAACATTAGCCGGTGGCTGTTTCTGGTGTATGGTAAAACCATTCACTTCTTATCCAGGTATCAAAAGTGTGGTCTCTGGATATAGCGGTGGTCATGTAGAAAATCCAACTTATGAAGAAGTTTGTTCAAATACAACAGGTCATGTAGAAGCAGTACAAATAGAATATGACCCAGAAGTCACTTCATTTGAAAACATTTTGGACGTTTATTTTAAAACTTTCGATCCTACTGACGACAAAGGACAATTTTTTGATCGTGGTGAAAGTTACGAACCAGTCATTTTTTATCATGATGAAGATCAAAAGAAAGCTGCTTTAGCTAAAATTCAAGAATTGAACGAACAAATGATATTTAATAAACCAGTTATTACTCCAGTTAAACCTTATAAAAACTTCTACCCTGCTGAAGGTTATCACCAAGATTATTATAAAAAGAATCCTATGCACTATGAACAATACCAAAAAGGTTCTGGACGTAAAGACTTTATAGAAAAACATTGGGGGAATCAAGATGCTTAA
- a CDS encoding undecaprenyldiphospho-muramoylpentapeptide beta-N-acetylglucosaminyltransferase, with protein MTKIAFTGGGTVGHVSVNLSLIPIAQERGYEAFYVGSKNGIEREMIESQLPGIQYFPISSGKLRRYISVENIKDVFKVLKGVLDARKVLKKQKPDLLFSKGGFVSVPVVIAARSLNIPVVIHESDITPGLANKISLKFAKKIYTTFEDTLKYLPKEKADFVGATVRDDLKEGNRTNGFQLTGFNDDKKVLLVMGGSLGSKKINELIRQNLDTLLKEYQIIHLTGRGLLDETIQREGYKQFEFVTDELTDLLAITDTVVSRAGANAIYEFLTLNIPMLLIPLGLDQSRGDQIDNAKNFQNKGYAETLPEDQANTTNFIESLHKIESNRSDIEKQMHEYHQLFTKEDLLDKILKDTNQKETRES; from the coding sequence ATGACGAAAATTGCATTTACTGGTGGTGGCACAGTCGGACATGTTTCAGTCAACTTAAGTTTGATTCCGATTGCCCAAGAAAGAGGATACGAAGCTTTCTATGTAGGTTCTAAAAATGGAATTGAAAGAGAGATGATTGAATCGCAACTTCCAGGAATTCAATACTTTCCAATTTCAAGCGGCAAGTTGCGTAGATACATTTCTGTAGAAAATATTAAAGATGTATTTAAAGTATTAAAAGGTGTTTTAGATGCACGTAAAGTATTAAAAAAACAGAAACCAGATCTTCTTTTTTCAAAAGGCGGATTTGTATCTGTGCCTGTAGTAATTGCAGCACGTTCATTAAATATTCCTGTTGTAATTCATGAATCAGATATAACACCAGGTTTAGCGAATAAAATTTCATTGAAATTCGCTAAAAAGATTTACACAACATTTGAAGACACTTTAAAATATTTGCCAAAGGAAAAGGCGGATTTTGTTGGGGCTACTGTACGCGATGACTTAAAAGAAGGAAATCGTACAAACGGCTTCCAACTTACTGGGTTTAATGATGATAAAAAAGTGCTATTAGTAATGGGTGGCAGTTTAGGCAGTAAAAAAATTAATGAATTAATACGTCAAAACTTGGATACTTTATTAAAAGAGTATCAAATCATTCATTTAACAGGCAGAGGTTTATTAGACGAAACAATACAACGCGAAGGATATAAACAATTTGAATTCGTAACTGATGAATTGACAGATTTATTAGCAATCACTGACACAGTTGTCAGCAGAGCAGGTGCGAATGCAATTTATGAATTCTTAACATTAAATATCCCTATGCTGCTTATCCCATTAGGCCTAGATCAGTCACGCGGAGACCAAATTGACAATGCTAAGAACTTCCAAAATAAAGGTTACGCTGAAACATTACCTGAAGATCAAGCGAATACAACTAATTTTATAGAATCGCTGCATAAAATCGAATCTAATAGAAGTGATATTGAAAAACAAATGCATGAATATCACCAATTATTTACCAAAGAAGATTTACTTGATAAAATTCTGAAAGATACTAATCAAAAGGAAACGAGGGAAAGCTAA
- a CDS encoding conserved virulence factor C family protein, producing the protein MEIVRIEPTPSPNTMKVVLNKQREDNQSSTYTAVKEGQPEFINHLLDLEGVKSIFYVIDFLAIDKTPKADWEEVLPKITAVLNEDAGAGKTDEPVPDEHYGEIKAEVLVFKGIPYQIKLSTTEKEERKQLPAKFVDTMLDAQKDDDNVVFMRKWEDLGTRYGDIDEVMSEVEEEIIALYPTEKLDELLKEALQTEIVVPSTQYKHVTLDEFNQAEDWKAQLRMLKSFPTPTKDDYPLLEAALNHPKVPIRREAVVLASMVDDESVLPYLYQGLNDKNPGVRRTAGDGLSDLGYKDALPEMEKALDDPQKIVRWRAAMFIFDEGGEAQLPALKAHENDDAYEVKLQIQMAISRIENGDEALGSVWKQIANRNK; encoded by the coding sequence ATGGAGATCGTTCGTATAGAACCGACACCAAGTCCTAATACTATGAAAGTAGTATTAAATAAACAAAGAGAGGACAATCAATCCTCCACTTACACAGCAGTTAAAGAAGGACAGCCAGAATTTATTAATCATTTATTAGATTTAGAAGGTGTAAAATCAATATTTTATGTTATTGATTTCCTTGCGATAGATAAAACACCAAAAGCAGATTGGGAAGAAGTGCTTCCAAAAATCACTGCTGTTTTAAATGAAGATGCAGGAGCTGGAAAAACAGATGAACCAGTACCAGATGAACATTATGGTGAAATCAAAGCAGAAGTATTAGTTTTTAAAGGGATACCTTATCAAATTAAATTATCCACTACTGAAAAAGAAGAACGAAAACAACTACCTGCTAAATTTGTAGATACAATGTTAGATGCACAAAAAGATGATGATAATGTTGTTTTCATGCGTAAATGGGAAGACTTAGGCACACGCTATGGTGATATTGATGAAGTGATGTCTGAAGTTGAAGAAGAAATCATTGCACTTTATCCAACTGAAAAACTAGATGAATTACTAAAAGAAGCATTACAAACAGAAATTGTTGTACCTTCAACGCAATATAAACATGTGACGCTTGATGAGTTTAATCAAGCTGAGGATTGGAAAGCACAACTTAGAATGTTGAAATCATTTCCAACACCGACAAAAGATGATTATCCGCTTTTAGAAGCTGCATTGAATCATCCGAAAGTACCTATCAGACGTGAAGCAGTTGTGTTAGCTAGTATGGTTGATGATGAATCTGTATTACCATATCTTTATCAAGGATTGAATGATAAAAACCCTGGGGTAAGACGTACAGCTGGAGATGGGTTAAGTGATTTAGGATATAAAGATGCGCTGCCAGAAATGGAAAAAGCATTGGATGATCCGCAAAAAATCGTGCGTTGGCGTGCTGCAATGTTTATTTTTGATGAAGGCGGAGAAGCACAATTACCTGCTTTAAAAGCTCATGAAAATGATGATGCTTACGAAGTGAAATTGCAAATTCAAATGGCTATTTCAAGAATTGAAAATGGTGATGAAGCATTAGGCTCTGTTTGGAAACAAATTGCAAACCGTAATAAATAA
- a CDS encoding DegV family protein — translation MSKKIVTDSTSDLPQEFLKEHDIHVIPLNLTIDGKSYIDQVDVSSEEVIQLIEDDIDIKTSQPPIGKFIEMYDELGKDGSEIISIHMTSGLSGTYQTAYQASQMTDSKVTVIDSKSISYGLGFQLEHIVKWISEGHSTEEIVEKVKHLQSNIKVYVVIGQLTQLIKGGRIGRAKGMIGNIMRLKPTGTLEDGRINLMSNPRTQKASLQFIKKDLVNFLENHSLKKIGIAHANALDFVEKSKDQFINEDGLPEYELSFTTPVISTHTGKGAIGLTFLRS, via the coding sequence ATGAGTAAAAAAATTGTTACAGATTCCACATCAGATTTACCTCAAGAATTTTTAAAGGAACATGATATACATGTAATTCCTTTGAATCTAACAATAGATGGAAAATCATATATCGATCAAGTAGATGTTTCATCTGAGGAAGTAATTCAACTAATTGAAGATGACATTGACATAAAAACAAGTCAACCTCCTATTGGCAAGTTTATCGAAATGTATGACGAGTTAGGAAAAGATGGTTCTGAAATTATTAGTATCCATATGACTTCGGGATTAAGCGGAACTTATCAAACTGCATACCAAGCTAGCCAAATGACAGATTCAAAAGTAACTGTTATTGATTCTAAATCTATTTCATACGGACTTGGCTTTCAACTTGAGCATATAGTGAAATGGATAAGTGAGGGACATTCAACAGAAGAAATTGTCGAAAAAGTTAAACACTTGCAAAGCAATATTAAAGTATATGTTGTTATCGGACAACTAACACAATTGATAAAAGGCGGACGAATCGGTAGAGCCAAAGGTATGATTGGTAATATTATGCGATTAAAACCTACGGGTACTTTGGAGGATGGTCGAATTAATTTGATGTCTAATCCACGAACACAAAAAGCAAGTTTGCAGTTCATAAAAAAAGATTTAGTCAACTTTTTAGAAAATCATTCTCTTAAAAAAATAGGAATTGCCCATGCTAATGCATTAGATTTTGTTGAAAAATCAAAAGACCAATTTATTAATGAAGATGGTTTGCCTGAATATGAATTGAGTTTTACAACACCTGTAATTTCGACACATACAGGTAAAGGTGCGATTGGTCTTACTTTTTTACGTTCTTAA
- the brxA gene encoding bacilliredoxin BrxA codes for MNAYEAYMKELAQGMRSELTQNDFESLESADSVNDYMKNVGKDETTFVVINSTCGCAAGLARPAAVAVAEQNDKKPDHKVTVFAGQDKEATQAMREFIQQVPSSPSYALFKGTELKHFMPREYIEGRDIQDICMDIKDMFDENC; via the coding sequence ATGAATGCATATGAAGCATATATGAAAGAGTTAGCACAAGGCATGAGAAGTGAATTAACTCAAAACGATTTTGAAAGTTTAGAATCAGCAGATTCTGTAAATGATTATATGAAAAATGTTGGAAAAGACGAAACAACATTCGTAGTCATTAATTCTACTTGCGGATGTGCTGCTGGTTTAGCACGTCCTGCAGCTGTTGCAGTAGCTGAACAAAATGACAAAAAACCTGATCATAAGGTTACTGTATTTGCAGGTCAAGATAAAGAAGCTACACAAGCGATGAGAGAATTTATTCAACAAGTTCCATCCAGCCCTTCATACGCTTTATTCAAAGGTACTGAACTTAAACACTTTATGCCACGTGAGTATATAGAAGGTAGAGATATTCAAGATATCTGCATGGATATTAAAGATATGTTTGACGAAAATTGCTAA
- a CDS encoding ribonuclease HI family protein yields the protein MAKIFFDAAVKGNPGPASIAVVIVEESNHQIYTKDISPTDNHSAEWEAFIFALECAEQQEVDTALVSTDSKLVVDSLEKGFTKNEKFKSYLMEAAKKMKVFDLCLINWIPRAQNKEANHHAQQALYQQLK from the coding sequence ATGGCTAAGATATTTTTTGATGCTGCTGTAAAAGGCAATCCTGGTCCTGCATCAATTGCAGTCGTAATTGTTGAGGAATCAAATCATCAAATATATACGAAAGATATTTCACCAACAGATAATCATTCTGCTGAGTGGGAAGCATTTATTTTTGCATTAGAGTGTGCTGAACAACAGGAAGTTGATACTGCCCTAGTTTCAACAGATTCAAAACTTGTTGTAGATAGTCTGGAAAAAGGTTTTACAAAAAATGAAAAGTTTAAATCTTATCTAATGGAAGCAGCCAAAAAAATGAAGGTATTTGATTTGTGTTTGATTAATTGGATACCGCGAGCACAAAATAAAGAAGCAAATCACCATGCCCAACAAGCATTATATCAACAATTAAAATAA
- a CDS encoding YozE family protein produces the protein MKDYSFYQFALTVRGRPDAKGKLAEQIFDDLSFPKHESDFHSLSDYIETEASISEPMSVFDDLYEEYQEWLKF, from the coding sequence ATGAAAGATTATTCTTTTTATCAATTTGCTTTAACAGTAAGAGGACGCCCAGATGCAAAAGGAAAGCTGGCTGAGCAAATTTTTGATGATTTATCTTTTCCTAAACATGAATCTGATTTCCATTCATTATCAGATTACATTGAAACCGAAGCATCTATAAGTGAACCAATGTCCGTCTTTGACGACTTATACGAAGAATATCAAGAGTGGTTAAAATTTTAA
- a CDS encoding zinc-finger domain-containing protein: MTIIFTKSEKKALDSIDELLNTYCKNCELKLYNRKEHGKTYAHHFCIYECSVGKQIKQFGNELQ, encoded by the coding sequence GTGACGATTATTTTTACTAAATCAGAAAAAAAGGCGCTTGATTCTATTGATGAATTATTGAACACTTACTGCAAAAATTGTGAATTAAAACTATATAATCGAAAAGAACATGGCAAAACATACGCACATCATTTTTGCATATATGAATGTTCAGTCGGAAAACAAATCAAGCAATTTGGCAACGAATTACAATAA
- a CDS encoding S41 family peptidase, whose translation MVQNQNNEQSQNQEQKDLHNSPKIFKIKRWKFIILLIAIILITVILTVLSTIAISHKMSGLDADQRKSFKKVESAYGTLANDYYKHQNQDKLSEAAIDGMVKELKDPYSQYMTKDETKSFNEDVSGDFVGIGAEMQQRNHQISVTSPMKGSPAEKAGLKPKDIVKKVNGKSIKGKSLTDVVKMVRGKEGTTVTLTIERAHQEHTLKIKRDKIHVKSVEYKKEGNVGIFTINKFQDNTAAELKTGIKKAHSEGVKKIVLDLRNNPGGLLNEAVKMSNIFIDKNKPVVKLQKGNETEVVRAPSDALKEAKDMQVSILVNEGSASASEVFTGAMKDYGKAKIYGEKTFGKGIVQTTKEYKDGSLLKYTEMKWLTPKGHYIHGKGIQPDVKIAAPKYQSLSMIPDDKILKEGDNNKNVKSIKIGLKALGYDTGEENNDFDGTLKSAIESFQKDNQLEVNGTFDKETNHKFTEKLVDKSSKDDEVLKTLLKKLK comes from the coding sequence TTGGTTCAAAATCAAAATAATGAACAGTCTCAAAACCAAGAACAAAAAGACTTACATAACTCTCCGAAAATATTCAAAATTAAGCGTTGGAAATTTATCATTTTGTTAATAGCTATTATTTTAATAACTGTTATTTTAACAGTATTATCAACAATTGCTATATCACATAAAATGAGCGGATTAGATGCAGATCAACGAAAATCTTTCAAAAAAGTAGAATCTGCGTACGGTACTTTAGCAAATGATTATTACAAACATCAAAATCAAGATAAATTATCAGAAGCTGCTATTGATGGAATGGTTAAAGAATTAAAAGATCCATACTCTCAATATATGACGAAAGACGAAACAAAATCATTCAACGAAGATGTTTCAGGTGATTTTGTAGGAATTGGTGCAGAAATGCAACAACGTAATCATCAAATTAGTGTAACAAGTCCTATGAAGGGTTCTCCTGCAGAAAAAGCCGGTTTAAAACCAAAAGATATTGTGAAGAAAGTTAATGGAAAATCTATTAAAGGAAAATCACTTACAGATGTAGTTAAAATGGTTCGCGGTAAAGAAGGTACAACTGTAACTCTGACTATTGAACGTGCACATCAAGAACATACACTTAAAATCAAGCGAGATAAAATACATGTTAAAAGTGTTGAATATAAAAAAGAAGGGAATGTAGGTATTTTCACCATAAATAAATTCCAAGACAATACAGCAGCTGAATTAAAAACAGGTATTAAAAAAGCACATAGTGAAGGTGTGAAAAAAATTGTTCTCGATCTGAGAAATAATCCTGGCGGCTTATTAAACGAAGCTGTAAAAATGTCGAATATCTTTATTGATAAAAATAAACCTGTAGTAAAATTACAAAAGGGTAATGAAACAGAAGTAGTGCGTGCACCAAGTGATGCTTTAAAAGAAGCTAAAGATATGCAAGTTTCTATTTTAGTTAATGAAGGATCTGCGAGTGCTTCTGAGGTATTCACTGGGGCAATGAAAGATTATGGTAAAGCTAAAATTTATGGTGAAAAAACATTCGGTAAAGGTATCGTACAAACTACTAAAGAATACAAAGACGGATCTTTACTTAAATATACTGAAATGAAATGGTTGACTCCAAAAGGTCACTATATACATGGTAAAGGCATTCAACCTGACGTTAAAATTGCTGCACCTAAATATCAATCATTAAGCATGATTCCCGATGATAAGATTTTAAAAGAAGGTGACAACAATAAAAATGTTAAATCAATTAAAATTGGTTTAAAAGCTTTAGGTTATGATACTGGAGAGGAAAATAATGATTTTGATGGTACTTTAAAATCAGCAATTGAATCTTTCCAAAAAGATAATCAGCTTGAAGTAAATGGTACTTTTGATAAAGAAACGAATCACAAATTCACTGAAAAGTTAGTTGATAAATCTAGTAAAGATGATGAGGTTCTTAAAACTTTATTGAAAAAATTAAAATAA
- a CDS encoding queuosine precursor transporter: MFFNEIMGIVAFLVTFTLMVTMFRLFGKQGLIAWVAMGTIIANIQVIKTVDIFAISATLGNVMFASIYLATDILNDIYGRKVAKRAVWMGFTSSLVMIILMQLSLHFIPAPEDMSQKALSTIFNIVPRIALGSIIAYIIGQHIDVFIFNAIKKVFKSDRTFILRAYGSTILSSIIDTALFVCIAFIGLLPGNAVFEIFITTYLLKLVATIFNVPFGYLAKSMYRSGKIQAKDEGY; this comes from the coding sequence ATGTTTTTTAATGAAATAATGGGAATTGTTGCATTCCTAGTAACCTTTACTTTAATGGTGACAATGTTTAGATTGTTCGGTAAACAAGGTTTAATAGCATGGGTAGCTATGGGGACAATTATAGCCAATATCCAAGTTATAAAAACAGTAGATATATTTGCTATTTCAGCGACTTTAGGTAATGTGATGTTCGCATCTATATACTTAGCAACTGATATTTTAAATGATATTTATGGTAGAAAAGTAGCAAAAAGAGCTGTTTGGATGGGATTCACATCGTCATTAGTAATGATTATATTAATGCAATTATCATTGCACTTTATCCCAGCTCCTGAAGATATGTCTCAAAAAGCTTTGAGCACAATTTTTAATATTGTACCACGAATTGCTTTAGGTTCAATTATTGCATATATAATAGGTCAGCATATTGATGTGTTTATCTTTAATGCAATCAAGAAAGTATTTAAATCAGATCGAACTTTTATTTTAAGAGCTTATGGAAGTACAATTTTGAGTTCGATTATTGATACAGCATTGTTTGTTTGTATTGCTTTTATTGGCTTACTGCCTGGTAATGCAGTTTTTGAAATATTCATTACAACTTATCTATTGAAACTTGTAGCTACTATCTTTAATGTACCTTTTGGGTATCTTGCAAAATCAATGTATAGAAGCGGTAAAATCCAAGCAAAAGATGAAGGATATTAA
- a CDS encoding thymidylate synthase, translating into MNKFDKAYHDLCKEILEIGNERDDRTHTGTISKFGHQLRFDLSEGFPLLTTKKVSFKLLATELVWFIKGDTNIKYLLQYNNNIWNEWAFEKYIQSEDYTGPDMTNFGHRALQDLEFNERYQEEMDKFKKKILNDDAFAEKHGDLGNVYGKQWRDWVGADGKHYDQLATVIEQIKKHPTSRRHIVSAWNPSEIDTMALPPCHTMFQFYVQDGKLSCQLYQRSADIFLGVPFNIASYSLLTHLVAKECGLEVGEFVHTFGDAHIYSNHIDAIEKQLSRDSYAPPQLKINTDKSIFEIQYEDLEIVNYQSHPGIKAPIAV; encoded by the coding sequence ATGAATAAATTTGACAAAGCATACCACGATTTGTGCAAAGAGATTCTTGAAATCGGAAATGAACGTGACGATCGTACACATACAGGTACAATTTCAAAGTTCGGCCACCAATTACGGTTTGATTTATCTGAAGGATTTCCATTACTTACTACAAAAAAAGTTTCGTTTAAATTATTAGCTACTGAACTCGTTTGGTTCATAAAAGGTGATACTAATATCAAATACTTACTTCAATATAATAATAATATCTGGAATGAGTGGGCATTTGAAAAATATATTCAATCAGAAGATTATACTGGTCCTGATATGACCAATTTTGGTCACCGTGCTTTGCAAGACCTTGAGTTTAATGAACGTTATCAAGAAGAAATGGATAAGTTTAAAAAGAAAATTTTAAATGACGATGCATTCGCTGAAAAACATGGTGACTTAGGTAATGTTTATGGCAAACAATGGCGTGATTGGGTAGGTGCAGATGGAAAGCATTATGATCAACTTGCTACTGTTATTGAGCAAATTAAAAAGCATCCTACTTCACGCAGACATATTGTATCCGCTTGGAACCCATCGGAAATTGACACAATGGCTCTCCCACCATGTCATACAATGTTTCAATTTTATGTACAAGATGGCAAGTTAAGTTGCCAACTTTATCAGAGAAGTGCGGATATTTTCTTAGGAGTTCCTTTTAATATTGCAAGTTATAGTTTGTTAACGCATTTAGTTGCTAAAGAATGTGGTTTAGAAGTGGGAGAATTTGTACATACATTCGGAGACGCTCATATTTATTCAAACCATATAGATGCTATTGAAAAACAACTCTCAAGAGATAGTTATGCTCCACCGCAATTAAAAATCAATACTGATAAATCCATTTTTGAAATTCAATATGAAGATTTGGAAATCGTAAATTATCAATCGCATCCAGGTATTAAAGCACCTATCGCAGTATAA
- a CDS encoding PTS glucose transporter subunit IIA produces MFKKLFGKENQADKHIEIYAPITGKFVDIEDIPDPVFSQKMMGEGFGIEPTEGVVVSPIDGKVDNVFPTSHALGLKADNGLELLLHIGLDTVQLNGEGFKVLVESGDTVNVGDPLVEFDLDFINQNAKSIISPVIITNTDQTENIDIQKNDHLERNETKVIDVTMS; encoded by the coding sequence ATGTTTAAAAAATTATTCGGTAAAGAAAACCAAGCAGACAAGCATATTGAAATTTATGCTCCGATTACTGGTAAATTTGTAGATATAGAAGATATTCCAGACCCTGTATTCTCACAAAAAATGATGGGCGAAGGATTTGGTATTGAACCGACTGAAGGTGTCGTAGTTTCACCAATCGATGGTAAAGTAGATAACGTTTTTCCTACTAGCCATGCTTTAGGTCTTAAAGCTGATAATGGATTAGAATTATTACTTCATATTGGTTTAGATACAGTTCAATTAAACGGAGAAGGTTTTAAAGTATTGGTTGAAAGCGGCGACACTGTAAATGTGGGTGACCCGCTAGTAGAATTTGACTTGGATTTTATTAATCAAAATGCAAAATCAATTATTTCTCCAGTCATTATTACTAATACTGATCAAACAGAAAATATTGATATTCAAAAAAATGATCATTTAGAAAGAAATGAAACTAAAGTTATTGATGTGACGATGTCATAA